A genome region from Thiohalophilus sp. includes the following:
- the nfo gene encoding deoxyribonuclease IV, giving the protein MKYIGAHVSAAGGVQNAPFNAQAIGARAFALFTKNQRQWQAKPLTREAIDAFKTHLQQVGIAAEHVLPHDSYLINLGHPDKAALEKSRAAFVDEMQRCEQLGLKLLNFHPGSHLNKISESQSLAIVADSINQALEQTRGVTAVIENTAGQGTNLGYRFEHLAEIIEQVEDKSRVGVCIDTCHTFTAGYDLRTTETCEATFEEFDRIVGFDTLRGLHLNGSKPDLGDRVDRHESLEKGKLGLAVFQYIMQDKRFDAIPMVLETPDPDNWAHEIELLYSWQ; this is encoded by the coding sequence ATGAAATATATCGGTGCCCATGTCAGTGCCGCCGGCGGCGTGCAGAACGCCCCGTTCAATGCGCAGGCCATCGGGGCGCGGGCCTTTGCCCTGTTCACCAAAAACCAGCGCCAGTGGCAGGCCAAACCGCTGACCCGCGAGGCGATCGACGCGTTTAAAACCCATTTGCAACAGGTCGGTATCGCCGCCGAGCACGTCCTGCCGCACGACAGTTATCTGATCAATCTCGGTCATCCGGACAAAGCCGCGCTGGAAAAATCCCGCGCCGCATTTGTCGACGAGATGCAGCGTTGTGAACAGCTGGGCCTGAAACTGCTGAATTTTCATCCCGGCTCGCACCTGAACAAGATCAGTGAAAGCCAGAGCCTGGCCATCGTGGCCGATTCCATTAACCAGGCACTGGAACAGACCCGGGGCGTCACCGCGGTGATCGAAAACACCGCCGGCCAGGGCACCAACCTCGGCTACCGGTTCGAGCATCTGGCCGAAATCATCGAGCAGGTCGAGGACAAGTCCCGGGTCGGAGTCTGCATCGATACCTGTCATACCTTCACGGCCGGTTACGATCTGCGCACTACCGAAACCTGTGAAGCCACCTTTGAAGAATTCGATCGAATCGTCGGTTTTGACACCCTGCGCGGTCTGCATCTTAACGGATCAAAACCGGATCTGGGCGATCGGGTCGATCGGCATGAATCGCTGGAGAAAGGCAAACTGGGACTGGCCGTGTTTCAGTACATCATGCAGGACAAGCGGTTCGACGCTATTCCCATGGTCCTGGAAACACCCGATCCGGATAACTGGGCGCATGAGATCGAATTGCTGTACAGCTGGCAATGA
- a CDS encoding ferredoxin--NADP reductase translates to MPYSEQTITSKRPWAENIFTFTTTRPEGFEFKNGEFVTLGLRPEGKLIPRAYSIVSTNDDDQLEFLSIAVPDGPLTSHLAEADTGSSIWINTKSTGSLTLNHVQPGRHLYMLATGTGLAPFMSLVRSSEAFNHFERVILVHSVRHTPALAYRDELEARHGDEFLYVPTVTRETFPNRTRGADLFRSGELAEQLGLPAADPEQDRVMLCGNPQMNKDMSEHLEDNGWTMTNYKGVGNFTVEQAFVLQH, encoded by the coding sequence ATGCCTTATTCAGAACAGACAATTACGTCCAAACGCCCCTGGGCGGAGAATATCTTTACCTTCACCACCACCCGACCGGAAGGCTTTGAATTCAAAAACGGCGAGTTTGTGACCCTGGGCCTGCGCCCGGAAGGCAAACTGATACCGCGTGCCTATTCGATCGTCTCCACCAATGACGATGACCAGCTGGAATTTCTGAGCATCGCGGTGCCGGACGGCCCGCTGACCAGCCACCTGGCCGAAGCCGATACCGGCAGTTCGATCTGGATCAATACCAAAAGCACCGGCTCCCTGACTCTGAATCACGTGCAACCGGGACGCCATTTGTACATGCTGGCCACCGGTACCGGACTGGCGCCGTTTATGTCACTGGTGCGCTCCAGCGAAGCCTTCAACCATTTCGAACGGGTTATCCTGGTCCACAGCGTGCGCCATACCCCGGCCCTGGCCTACCGCGACGAGCTGGAAGCCCGGCATGGCGATGAATTCCTGTATGTGCCGACGGTCACCCGGGAAACGTTCCCCAACCGGACGCGCGGCGCGGATCTGTTCCGCTCCGGTGAACTGGCCGAACAGCTGGGCCTGCCGGCCGCCGATCCCGAGCAGGATCGGGTCATGCTGTGCGGCAATCCGCAAATGAACAAGGACATGAGCGAGCATCTGGAAGACAACGGCTGGACGATGACCAATTACAAGGGCGTGGGTAACTTCACCGTGGAACAGGCCTTCGTGCTGCAGCACTAA
- a CDS encoding LysR family transcriptional regulator, with amino-acid sequence MEYQVLPDINGWATLRAIVEQGGVSAAAVALNIGQPAVTKRLRALEASYGTRLMERVSGRLRLTPAGEKVYLLAVQTLDRQRALYDELRNLHLGQNTLALEVTFSIGEHLLPDLLFQFAERYPDYKIDSRMAYGRDIQSHLVTGRTDLALMENAPDHPDVLVQKWADDELWLVCGASHPLAGREWLAVEQLTELPYVLREKHASSREELDQALTGIGIEKLDVALEVGSTDTIVEMLGRGKHVSFLPRFAVKEKVSAGDLYHLKVTGFRIQRTLWIARNRSRLDHPVAEAFIDMLLRSPISYV; translated from the coding sequence ATGGAATACCAAGTTCTCCCCGATATCAATGGCTGGGCGACTCTGCGGGCGATCGTTGAGCAGGGCGGTGTCTCCGCGGCGGCTGTGGCGCTGAATATCGGCCAGCCGGCGGTGACCAAGCGCCTGCGGGCCCTGGAAGCCAGTTACGGGACGCGGCTGATGGAGCGGGTCAGCGGGCGGCTGCGACTGACGCCGGCGGGGGAAAAGGTGTATCTGCTGGCGGTCCAGACCCTGGATCGCCAGAGGGCCCTCTATGACGAGTTGCGGAATCTGCATCTGGGGCAAAACACCCTGGCTCTGGAGGTAACGTTTTCCATCGGAGAACACCTGCTGCCGGATCTGCTTTTCCAGTTTGCCGAACGCTACCCCGATTACAAGATCGACAGTCGCATGGCTTATGGTCGCGATATCCAGTCTCATCTGGTGACCGGGCGCACCGACCTGGCATTGATGGAAAACGCGCCGGATCATCCCGATGTGCTGGTGCAAAAATGGGCCGACGATGAGTTATGGCTGGTCTGCGGCGCCAGTCATCCGCTGGCAGGGCGTGAATGGCTGGCTGTGGAGCAGCTGACCGAACTGCCCTATGTGTTGCGGGAAAAGCATGCCTCCAGCCGCGAAGAGCTGGATCAGGCGTTAACCGGCATCGGGATTGAGAAACTGGACGTGGCGTTGGAGGTGGGGTCCACCGATACCATTGTCGAGATGCTGGGGCGGGGCAAGCACGTCAGCTTTCTGCCGCGCTTCGCCGTCAAAGAGAAGGTTTCTGCCGGCGATCTCTATCACCTGAAAGTCACCGGTTTCAGGATACAGCGAACCCTGTGGATTGCGCGCAATCGCTCGCGGCTGGATCACCCGGTGGCGGAGGCGTTTATCGATATGTTGCTGCGCTCGCCGATCAGCTACGTCTGA
- a CDS encoding sulfite exporter TauE/SafE family protein, whose translation MEAVNFLDLNATTVFLLFLVGFIGGMVSGFIGSGGAFVLTPAMMSLGAPGVVAVASNMAHKFPKALVASIKRNKYGQVDIKLGLVMGIFAEMGVFVGKEFMTGIRDNFGNTGTDLYVSIVFIVVLALVGGYVLRDAFRCKREGGDVEGAEHITPRLAKWVQSVNIPGTMMSFHSIGGKRVSVLFIAPLGFATGLLAASIAVGGFIGVPAMMYVLGVPAIMASATELVVAFVMGMGGSLFYAWEGFVDIRLAMIILAGSLFGVQIGAIGTTYVRDYTVKMIMGMIMIIVLFSRLFEMPVYLSDLDLISTISEGTSSLLSNISFATLALALLSGAFAILAALLKGIKQHKKQQADAEYAASVAES comes from the coding sequence GTGGAAGCTGTCAATTTTCTTGATCTCAATGCGACGACCGTCTTTTTGCTGTTCCTGGTCGGCTTCATCGGCGGCATGGTCAGCGGCTTCATCGGCTCCGGTGGCGCCTTTGTCCTGACTCCCGCGATGATGAGCCTGGGTGCCCCGGGTGTCGTCGCCGTGGCCAGTAACATGGCCCACAAATTCCCCAAGGCCCTGGTCGCCTCCATCAAGCGAAACAAGTATGGCCAGGTTGATATCAAGCTGGGCCTCGTCATGGGCATTTTTGCCGAAATGGGTGTCTTTGTCGGCAAGGAGTTCATGACCGGCATTCGCGACAACTTCGGGAATACCGGCACCGATCTGTATGTCTCCATCGTGTTTATTGTTGTTCTGGCGCTGGTGGGTGGTTATGTATTGCGCGATGCTTTCAGGTGCAAACGCGAAGGCGGCGATGTGGAAGGCGCTGAACATATCACCCCGCGTCTGGCCAAATGGGTGCAGTCGGTCAACATTCCCGGCACCATGATGAGCTTCCACTCCATCGGCGGCAAACGGGTCTCGGTCCTGTTCATCGCCCCGCTGGGCTTTGCTACCGGTCTGCTGGCCGCCTCGATTGCGGTCGGTGGCTTCATCGGCGTTCCCGCCATGATGTATGTACTGGGTGTCCCGGCCATCATGGCCTCGGCCACCGAACTGGTCGTAGCCTTTGTCATGGGCATGGGTGGCAGTCTTTTTTATGCCTGGGAAGGCTTCGTGGATATTCGCCTGGCGATGATTATTCTGGCCGGTTCCCTGTTTGGCGTGCAGATCGGTGCCATCGGCACCACCTATGTCCGGGACTACACGGTCAAGATGATCATGGGCATGATCATGATCATCGTGCTGTTCAGCCGGCTGTTCGAGATGCCGGTTTACCTGTCTGATCTGGATCTCATCAGCACTATTTCCGAGGGGACCAGCTCGCTACTGAGTAACATCAGCTTTGCTACTCTGGCGCTGGCATTATTAAGTGGCGCGTTTGCAATCCTTGCCGCACTGCTCAAGGGTATCAAACAACATAAGAAACAACAGGCGGATGCAGAATACGCCGCCTCGGTGGCAGAATCATAA
- a CDS encoding NAD-glutamate dehydrogenase, which yields MSIPVTLTHDAHHMIEQVVERARNSFPAEDHDNIERFIRQFLAGVSLEDLSERQLEDLYGAVISHWNLARQRRPQQVRIRVHNPDLEEHGWQSIHTIVEVIQKDMPFLVDSVRMALNRQGLTVHLIIHPVMRFERDAEGSLSKVFDVEEIGDETANEACMYFEVDQQSDPVVLQELHDDIARVLADIEACVDDWQPMRERLRTIIEEVKAIRPPLDDEQVEEDLAFLEWLDKNHFTFIGYREYQLERRKGNDSLKIIADSGLGILRNAENNTYSRSFEQLHPQAKQKAHEPALLILTKSNSRATVHRPGYLDYVGIKRFDANGKVIGEWRFLGLYTSAAYIRRATDIPMLRRKVQFVMRRSGFRPHSHSQKALLNIVETLPRDELFQCADDELYEIARSILQLQERQRVRVIVRPDAYGRFVSSLIYMPRDRFNTDIRLKVQDILVNLFNAREMDFTVWLTDSVLARLHLILHLPPGKLPRYDIAEIEKRVADTIRSWKDDLHAALTHEYGEEQGNKLLQDYNTAFPASYQGDYSAEIAALDIHKLEALADGLDLGMGLYHPVEAPPEKIRFKLFHTEEPLSLSLLLPILENMGLKVIDERPHRLRPAGRSMVWLHDVGMVYAYEGQLDTEQVRNIFQDAFVRIWYGVVENDGLNTLVLRAGLDWREVVVIRSCVKYLKQTGFPFSQNYMEKALVEHPQIARMLVDLFLVRFDPDGQEQAAERGERIRDAIQRSLDEVPTLDADRILRRLFVLIQAMLRTNYFQTMAGQVPRPYLSFKLDPHKIPDLPNPQPQFEIFVYSPQTEGVHLRGGKVARGGIRWSDRQEDFRTEVFGLMKAQMVKNAVIIPVGAKGGFIVKENLRELDREEVNRRVISCYKTFIRGLLDLTDNLVDDKPVPPPRVVSYDDPDPYLVVAADKGTASFSDTANTIAREYNFWLDDAFASGGSTGYDHKKMGITARGAWESVKRHFREIGKDIQEEEFSVAGIGDMAGDVFGNGMLLSRHIRLIAAFNHKEIFLDPEPDAEISFRERERLFNLPHSNWSDYDPALISNGGGVYSRSAKSITLSAPVKQALQVEVTSLTPNELITAILKAPVEMLWNGGIGTFVKASDESHDDADDRVNDALRINADELRCQVIGEGGNLGLTQRSRIEFARQGGRLNTDFIDNSGGVDCSDHEVNIKILLNKAMREGLLDEPQRNQLLGSMTEDVARLVLINNYQQSEALSLSEYLAPTLLDEHIRLMRAMEHKALLQRQTWNLPDDANLSARRSTEQGLSRPELAVLQAFSKINLYQELLASEVVDEPYLVNELPIYFPEAIAREYPQHMYNHPLRREIIATFIANSMINRMGMAFPFRLHEHTGAPVPEIACAYLVTRKVFELPGLWQQIALLDNQVKASVQFDMLSTIRRLANQCTLWLLQNVPRPFDIGDTIDKYMDSITSLIDALPGQIVEEDSEALATVAQDYQRQGVPESFAWRMAGLPYLFPALDMVEVTLQTGQSPVFVAQVFNRVGAALELHWLRDQLDRLSRKEHWTRLARSALRDELYRLQRLLTASVLDSDVTNNTDAKRLLENWRETHQSVLERYSRRFVEFKSARVDLALLNVALNELQKLIRHLDEAGES from the coding sequence ATGTCTATTCCTGTAACCCTGACGCATGATGCCCACCACATGATAGAACAAGTGGTAGAGCGTGCCCGCAACAGCTTTCCCGCAGAGGATCATGACAATATCGAACGGTTTATCCGTCAGTTTCTGGCCGGTGTGTCCCTGGAAGATCTGTCAGAACGCCAGCTGGAGGACCTGTACGGTGCGGTGATTTCGCACTGGAATCTGGCGCGCCAACGTCGTCCACAGCAGGTGCGGATCCGGGTTCATAATCCGGATCTTGAAGAGCATGGCTGGCAGTCGATTCATACGATTGTTGAAGTGATCCAGAAGGATATGCCCTTTCTGGTCGACTCCGTGCGAATGGCTCTAAACCGGCAAGGGTTGACGGTACATCTGATCATTCACCCGGTGATGCGCTTTGAGCGTGATGCAGAGGGTTCTCTGAGTAAAGTATTCGATGTGGAAGAAATCGGTGATGAGACCGCCAATGAAGCCTGCATGTATTTTGAGGTGGATCAGCAGAGTGATCCGGTTGTATTACAGGAGTTACATGATGACATCGCCCGGGTGCTGGCGGATATTGAAGCCTGTGTTGATGACTGGCAACCGATGCGGGAACGTTTGCGAACCATTATTGAAGAAGTCAAAGCCATTAGACCTCCGCTGGACGATGAGCAAGTAGAGGAAGACCTGGCTTTTCTGGAGTGGCTGGACAAGAATCATTTTACCTTTATTGGCTATCGTGAATACCAGCTCGAACGTCGTAAAGGCAATGATTCTTTAAAAATCATCGCTGACAGTGGGCTGGGCATTCTGCGAAATGCAGAGAATAATACCTATTCGCGCAGTTTTGAGCAGTTACATCCCCAGGCAAAACAAAAAGCCCACGAGCCGGCCTTGCTTATTCTGACCAAGAGTAATTCCCGGGCGACCGTTCATCGGCCAGGCTATCTGGATTATGTCGGCATCAAGCGGTTCGACGCCAATGGCAAGGTGATCGGAGAATGGCGTTTTCTCGGATTATACACTTCCGCGGCCTATATTCGTCGTGCCACGGACATCCCGATGTTGCGACGCAAAGTACAGTTCGTGATGCGCCGCTCCGGTTTTCGCCCGCATAGCCATTCACAAAAAGCGCTGTTAAATATCGTTGAAACCCTGCCGCGCGATGAGCTGTTTCAGTGTGCCGATGATGAACTGTATGAGATTGCTCGCAGTATTTTACAACTGCAGGAGCGCCAGCGAGTACGGGTAATTGTACGTCCCGACGCCTATGGACGGTTTGTCTCCAGCCTGATTTATATGCCGCGCGATCGCTTCAATACCGATATCCGGCTCAAGGTGCAGGACATTCTTGTTAACCTGTTCAATGCCCGGGAAATGGATTTTACGGTCTGGTTGACCGATTCGGTACTGGCCCGTCTGCATCTGATCCTGCACCTGCCACCCGGTAAGTTACCCCGCTATGACATTGCCGAAATTGAAAAACGGGTGGCTGATACTATTCGCAGCTGGAAGGACGATCTGCATGCCGCGCTGACTCATGAATATGGCGAGGAGCAGGGTAACAAACTGTTGCAGGACTATAATACGGCCTTTCCGGCCTCCTATCAGGGGGACTATTCGGCCGAAATCGCCGCGCTCGATATCCACAAACTGGAAGCACTGGCAGACGGTCTGGACCTGGGAATGGGATTATATCATCCGGTAGAGGCACCACCGGAGAAAATCCGCTTCAAGCTGTTTCACACCGAAGAACCGTTATCCCTCTCTTTATTATTACCGATTCTGGAGAACATGGGGCTCAAGGTGATTGACGAGCGGCCGCATCGTCTGCGGCCGGCCGGGCGCTCCATGGTCTGGTTGCACGATGTCGGGATGGTCTATGCCTATGAAGGACAACTTGATACCGAACAGGTTCGGAACATTTTTCAGGATGCCTTCGTACGTATCTGGTACGGCGTAGTCGAGAATGACGGGCTCAATACTCTGGTGTTGCGTGCCGGGCTTGACTGGCGTGAAGTCGTGGTGATTCGAAGCTGCGTCAAATATCTTAAACAGACCGGGTTCCCGTTCAGCCAGAACTATATGGAAAAGGCCCTGGTGGAGCATCCCCAGATTGCCCGGATGCTGGTGGACCTGTTTCTCGTGCGCTTTGATCCCGACGGGCAGGAACAGGCTGCCGAACGCGGTGAGCGGATTCGCGATGCGATTCAACGCTCGCTGGATGAAGTGCCAACACTCGATGCGGACCGGATATTACGCCGCCTGTTCGTTCTGATTCAGGCCATGCTGCGGACCAACTATTTTCAGACAATGGCGGGGCAGGTGCCTCGACCCTATCTGTCATTCAAACTGGATCCGCACAAGATCCCCGATCTGCCCAATCCGCAACCCCAGTTCGAAATATTTGTTTACTCGCCGCAAACCGAGGGGGTTCACCTGCGGGGCGGTAAAGTCGCGCGCGGCGGTATTCGCTGGTCCGATCGCCAGGAAGACTTTCGTACCGAAGTCTTTGGCCTGATGAAGGCCCAGATGGTGAAAAATGCCGTCATCATTCCCGTTGGCGCCAAGGGCGGTTTCATTGTGAAGGAGAATTTGCGTGAGCTCGATCGCGAGGAGGTAAATCGGCGGGTTATCAGTTGTTACAAAACCTTTATTCGGGGCTTGCTGGATTTAACCGACAATCTGGTCGATGACAAACCGGTCCCGCCACCCCGGGTGGTCAGCTATGATGATCCGGACCCCTATCTGGTAGTCGCGGCCGACAAGGGAACCGCGTCTTTTTCCGATACCGCCAATACCATCGCCCGGGAGTATAACTTCTGGCTGGATGATGCCTTTGCTTCCGGCGGGTCCACCGGCTACGACCACAAGAAAATGGGGATTACCGCACGCGGTGCCTGGGAGTCGGTCAAACGTCACTTTCGGGAAATCGGCAAGGATATTCAGGAGGAAGAGTTTAGCGTGGCCGGGATCGGGGATATGGCCGGTGACGTCTTTGGCAATGGCATGCTGTTATCCCGTCATATCCGGTTGATAGCGGCTTTCAATCACAAGGAAATTTTTCTGGATCCCGAACCGGACGCCGAGATCAGCTTCAGGGAGCGCGAGCGGCTTTTCAACCTGCCGCATTCCAACTGGTCGGATTATGATCCTGCACTTATCTCGAACGGGGGTGGCGTTTATTCACGCTCGGCAAAATCCATTACCCTCTCCGCGCCGGTTAAACAAGCGCTGCAAGTGGAAGTCACATCACTGACGCCTAACGAACTGATTACGGCGATCCTCAAAGCACCGGTCGAAATGCTCTGGAATGGCGGTATCGGGACTTTTGTTAAAGCCAGTGATGAAAGTCATGATGATGCGGATGATCGGGTTAATGACGCGCTGCGGATTAATGCCGATGAGCTGCGCTGTCAGGTGATTGGGGAAGGAGGGAATCTGGGACTGACGCAGCGTTCCCGTATTGAGTTTGCCCGACAGGGGGGGCGTCTCAATACTGATTTTATTGACAACTCTGGCGGAGTCGACTGTTCTGACCACGAGGTCAACATCAAAATCCTGCTCAACAAGGCAATGCGCGAGGGGCTGCTTGACGAGCCTCAGCGTAACCAGCTACTTGGCAGTATGACCGAGGATGTCGCGCGACTGGTTCTGATTAATAATTATCAACAGAGTGAGGCACTTTCACTCAGCGAGTACCTGGCACCGACATTGCTCGATGAACACATCCGGCTGATGAGAGCAATGGAGCACAAGGCGCTGTTACAACGCCAGACCTGGAACCTGCCCGATGATGCAAATCTGTCGGCACGACGCAGTACCGAACAGGGATTGAGTCGGCCAGAACTGGCCGTGTTGCAGGCGTTTAGCAAAATTAATCTCTATCAGGAATTGCTGGCTTCAGAAGTTGTTGACGAGCCATATCTGGTTAATGAACTGCCGATTTATTTTCCCGAGGCGATTGCCCGGGAATATCCGCAACATATGTATAACCATCCATTGCGCCGGGAAATTATCGCCACGTTTATCGCCAACAGTATGATTAATCGCATGGGGATGGCTTTTCCGTTTCGCCTGCATGAACACACCGGTGCCCCGGTTCCCGAGATTGCCTGTGCTTATCTGGTAACCCGCAAAGTCTTTGAATTACCCGGCTTGTGGCAACAAATCGCGTTACTGGATAACCAGGTCAAGGCTTCTGTACAGTTCGACATGTTAAGTACGATCCGCCGCCTGGCCAATCAATGTACATTGTGGTTGCTGCAAAATGTTCCGCGTCCTTTCGATATCGGAGACACAATTGATAAATACATGGACAGTATCACGTCCCTGATCGATGCGTTGCCGGGCCAGATTGTTGAAGAGGATAGTGAGGCGCTGGCGACAGTGGCACAGGATTATCAGAGACAGGGTGTTCCCGAATCCTTTGCCTGGCGTATGGCGGGACTGCCCTACCTGTTTCCGGCGCTGGATATGGTTGAAGTTACCTTGCAGACGGGGCAAAGTCCGGTATTCGTCGCCCAGGTATTCAATCGGGTTGGGGCGGCATTGGAGTTACACTGGTTACGGGATCAGCTCGATCGGTTATCGCGTAAAGAGCACTGGACCCGTCTGGCACGCTCCGCCCTGCGCGATGAGCTGTATCGCCTGCAGCGCCTGTTGACTGCCAGTGTTTTGGACTCCGATGTGACAAATAATACCGATGCGAAACGACTGTTGGAAAACTGGCGGGAGACTCATCAATCGGTGCTGGAGCGCTACAGTCGACGTTTTGTGGAATTCAAATCAGCCCGTGTGGATCTGGCTCTGCTCAATGTGGCGTTGAATGAACTGCAGAAGTTGATTCGTCATCTTGATGAAGCCGGCGAATCTTGA
- the guaB gene encoding IMP dehydrogenase, with protein sequence MRIAQEALTFDDVLLLPAHSDVLPREVSLATRLTREIELNIPLVAAAMDTVTEARLAIAMAQEGGIGIVHKNMDTRTQAEHVRLVKKFESGVIKDPTTVTPDTTIRDVLAITRAQNISGVPVVDGGELVGIVTSRDLRFETHYEQPVSRIMTPKNELVTVKEGAAREEILNLLHEYRIEKVLVVNDDFELRGLITVKDIQKASEYPNACKDEYGQLRVGAAVGVGAGTEERVEALVEAGVDVIVVDTAHGHSQGVLDRVAWVKKHFPAVQVIGGNIATGAAARALVDAGADGVKVGIGPGSICTTRIVAGVGVPQITAVANVAEALDGTGVPLIADGGIRYSGDIAKALVAGSYCVMLGSMFAGTEESPGDVELFQGRSYKSYRGMGSIGAMGARHGSSDRYFQEGGETDKLVPEGIEGRVPFKGPLSPVIHQLLGGIRASMGYTGCRSIDEMRTRPEFVRVTGAGMRESHVHDVQITKESPNYRV encoded by the coding sequence CTGCGAATTGCCCAAGAAGCTCTCACCTTTGATGATGTCCTGCTGCTGCCCGCTCACTCCGATGTCCTGCCCAGGGAGGTCTCTCTGGCGACCCGCCTGACGCGGGAGATCGAGCTGAATATTCCCCTGGTGGCGGCCGCCATGGACACCGTGACCGAGGCCCGGCTGGCCATCGCCATGGCCCAGGAAGGCGGGATCGGGATCGTCCACAAGAATATGGATACCCGGACCCAGGCCGAGCATGTCCGGCTGGTCAAAAAATTCGAGAGCGGGGTAATCAAGGATCCGACCACGGTCACACCCGACACCACCATCCGCGATGTGCTGGCTATCACCCGGGCCCAGAACATCTCCGGGGTGCCGGTCGTCGATGGGGGCGAACTGGTGGGGATTGTGACCAGCCGGGATCTGCGCTTTGAAACCCATTACGAGCAGCCGGTGTCCCGCATCATGACCCCCAAAAACGAGCTGGTGACGGTCAAGGAAGGTGCGGCCCGGGAGGAAATCCTCAATCTGCTGCACGAGTATCGCATTGAGAAGGTGCTGGTGGTCAACGACGATTTCGAGTTGCGCGGTCTGATTACCGTCAAGGATATCCAGAAAGCCAGCGAATACCCCAATGCCTGTAAGGATGAATACGGGCAACTGCGCGTCGGGGCGGCCGTCGGGGTCGGTGCCGGTACCGAGGAGCGGGTCGAAGCCCTGGTCGAGGCCGGGGTGGACGTCATCGTGGTGGACACGGCCCACGGCCATTCCCAGGGCGTACTGGATCGGGTGGCCTGGGTGAAAAAGCACTTTCCCGCTGTGCAGGTGATCGGTGGCAATATCGCCACCGGCGCCGCCGCCCGGGCCCTGGTGGATGCCGGCGCCGACGGGGTCAAGGTCGGTATCGGTCCGGGCTCCATCTGTACCACCCGCATCGTGGCCGGGGTGGGCGTTCCGCAGATTACCGCGGTGGCCAACGTGGCCGAGGCACTGGACGGCACCGGGGTCCCGTTGATCGCCGATGGCGGTATCCGCTATTCAGGGGATATTGCCAAGGCGCTGGTGGCCGGATCCTATTGTGTGATGCTTGGCTCCATGTTCGCCGGCACTGAAGAATCGCCCGGCGATGTTGAGCTGTTCCAGGGCCGCTCCTACAAATCCTATCGCGGTATGGGCTCCATCGGCGCCATGGGAGCCCGGCATGGTTCCTCGGATCGCTATTTCCAGGAAGGCGGCGAAACCGACAAGCTCGTGCCCGAAGGCATCGAGGGCCGGGTGCCATTCAAGGGCCCGCTGAGTCCGGTCATCCACCAGTTGCTGGGCGGGATTCGTGCCAGCATGGGCTATACCGGCTGCCGCAGCATTGACGAGATGCGGACCCGTCCCGAGTTCGTGCGTGTCACCGGCGCCGGGATGCGTGAAAGTCACGTCCATGATGTACAGATCACCAAGGAATCCCCCAACTACCGGGTTTAA